The genomic window ATCCACCGCGCGCGCCATGAGCTCCGTGGGAAGCTCGAGCACTTGAGAGTGTGAACGGAAGTGCGTGAGTGCGTGAGTGCGTAAGTGCGCTCGAAAACAACGCACTAACGCACTAACGCACTAACGCACTAACGCACTAACGCACCAGGCAGTTGAAACTCAGCTCCACCTGCTCCCGTACGCCCCAACATGAACGCAAGCCGCTGCTGACGAGGACACCGTGACGCAAGACACCGCACACCTTGAACACTGGACGCTGGACGAGCTCGCGGAGGGCACGCTCTCGCAGATGGAGCGCGCCCGCGCCGAGTCGCACCTGGCCCAGTGCGCGCTGTGCACGGCCGAGCTGGAATCGTCGAGGGCCGTGATCTCGGCGCTCGCCGCGCTCCCGCGCTTCGCCCCGTCCGCAACGTTCGCAGACGCGGTGATGGCCCGCGTGCTCCTACCGGCCGAAGCGCCGGAGGCGAGCACGGCGAAGGCGCGCCGCCGCTGGCTCCCCGCCACCCGCCGCGGGTGGATGCTGGTGCTGGCGGCGGGGCTCGCCCCGCTGGCGCCCATCGTCCCCTTCCTGGCCTGGGTGTTCTCGCACCCCGGCGTGAACGCGGGGTCGCTGTGGGCCATCGGGCGCGGGTGGGTGGCGGAGACGGTGTGGGGCGCCACCGTGCGCGGGGCCGAGTGGACGCTGCGCAGCGACGCGGCGCAGTGGGTGGTGGAGCAGGGCGGGCAGATGCCGGGCGGGTACGCGGGGCTGCTGGCGGTCGTTCTGATGGCGCTCCTTGCGATTCCCGTCTCCGGATGGGCGATGGTTCGACTCCTTCGGACCCCGACAGGGGAACTGACTCATGCACACTGATCGGATGAACCGCGGGTTCGCGGCCGTCGCATTCGCCGCGCTCGCGGCGCTGCTGGGCACGGCGCACACCCTGCCCGCGCAGGACACGCTGGAGGCCGGCGCCCACCCCGCCGCCGAGATCCGCCGCGGAGGCGACCGCATCGTCGTCGGCCGCGACGTGGAGATCGGGCCGGACGAGGTGGTGGAAGGCAAGGTGGTGGTGACCGGCGGCGACCTCGCCGTGCGGGGCCGCGTGCAGGGCAACGTCACCGTCGTGGGCGGCGACCTGCGCATCGTGCAGGGCGCGGCCGTGGGCGGCAGCGTGCAGGTGAGCGGCGGCGACCTGGAGAACTTCGGCACCGTGAACGGCGACGCCCGCGTGCTCGGCGGGCGCCTGGTGAACCACCACGGCCGCGTGCTCGGCGAGATGCGGGTGGAGGGCGGCGAGGAGCGCGTGGCCGGCCGCCGCACCGCCGGCGACGGGCGCCTGCGCATGAGCAACCGCGGCTTCCTGGGCCAGTTCAGCGACGGGCTCTCCGGGCTCCTCTCCACCATCGCGCTGGGACTGCTCCTGGCCGGCGTGGGCGCGGCGGCGGTCTTCTACGCACACCCGAGGCTGGACCGGGTGAGCGACTCGGTACGGGCGGACACGTTGCGGGCCGGCGCGCTGGGAGTGGCCACCGGCTTCCTGATCTTCCCGGCGTACGTCGTCGGCATCGTGGTCCTGGTGCTCACACTGATCGGCATCCCCCTCCTGCTGGTCTTCGTGCCGCTCTTCCCCATCGTGGTGATGGCGGCCGGGGCAGGCGGGCTGGTGGCGGTGGCGCACGCCCTGGGCGAGCGCACGGCGGAGCGGCGCGGCAACTGGGACGCGCAGTACCGCAACTCCTACGCGTACGTCTTCACCGGCCTGGCGGTGATGCTGGCCCCGCTCATCGCGGCGAACCTGCTGAAGATGACCGTCTTCCTGGGCTTCGCGGGCGGGCTGCTGGAGTTCCTGGCGAAGATGGGGCTCGCGTTCGCCGCGGCGGTCGGGTTCGGCGCGCTGCTCCTGACGCGCGCCGGCGCGGGCGGGACG from Longimicrobium sp. includes these protein-coding regions:
- a CDS encoding polymer-forming cytoskeletal protein — its product is MHTDRMNRGFAAVAFAALAALLGTAHTLPAQDTLEAGAHPAAEIRRGGDRIVVGRDVEIGPDEVVEGKVVVTGGDLAVRGRVQGNVTVVGGDLRIVQGAAVGGSVQVSGGDLENFGTVNGDARVLGGRLVNHHGRVLGEMRVEGGEERVAGRRTAGDGRLRMSNRGFLGQFSDGLSGLLSTIALGLLLAGVGAAAVFYAHPRLDRVSDSVRADTLRAGALGVATGFLIFPAYVVGIVVLVLTLIGIPLLLVFVPLFPIVVMAAGAGGLVAVAHALGERTAERRGNWDAQYRNSYAYVFTGLAVMLAPLIAANLLKMTVFLGFAGGLLEFLAKMGLAFAAAVGFGALLLTRAGAGGTWQWRRTRDYDPIFDGGPAGGSGTGV